In Scleropages formosus chromosome 18, fSclFor1.1, whole genome shotgun sequence, one DNA window encodes the following:
- the LOC108919147 gene encoding lens fiber membrane intrinsic protein-like, producing the protein MYSFMGGGLFCAIVGNILLVVSTATDYWMQYRLSGNFAHQGLWRYCMSNKCYMQTDSIAYWNATRAFMIMSAMSCFGGIIAGILSFAHFSTFERFNRSFAAGIMFFISTFFVLLAMAIYTGVTVNFLGKRFGDWRFSWSYVLGWVALLMTFFAGMFYMCAFRMHECRRVAGSR; encoded by the exons ATGTACAGCTTCATGGGGGGAGGCCTTTTCTGTGCCATTGTGGGGAACATCCTGCTAGTGGTGTCTACAGCTACCGACTACTGGATGCAGTACCGCCTCTCTGGAAACTTTGCCCACCAGGGTCTGTGGAGGTACTGCATGTCGAATAAGTGTTACATGCAGACTGACAGCATCG CTTATTGGAATGCCACCCGAGCCTTCATGATCATGTCTGCCATGTCCTGCTTTGGGGGCATCATTGCTGGCATTCTGTCATTCGCCCACTTCTCCACTTTTGAGAGATTCAACCGTTCCTTTGCTGCTGGGATCATGTTCTTCATCTCTA CCTTCTTTGTCCTGCTTGCAATGGCAATCTACACAGGAGTCACTGTGAACTTCCTGGGAAAACGTTTTGGAGACTGGCGTTTTTCCTGGTCCTATGTCCTGGGCTGGGTTGCCTTGCTCATGACCTTCTTTGCAG GTATGTTCTATATGTGTGCTTTCCGAATGCACGAATGCAGAAGAGTGGCTGGGTCACGCTAA
- the LOC108919146 gene encoding free fatty acid receptor 3-like encodes MTRHAVILSGYIVTFLIGLPTNILSLCAFSIKVHSKPMPTDILLLNLTVSDLLFLIVLPLKMHEAASEMKWLFPYFLCPITSFFFFSTIYTSSLLLMAVSVDRYLGVAFPVRYRLMQKPLYAGIASVVIWVVSSIHCSFVFITEYLIAQNTTLNTEICYDNFSGEQLNVLLPVRLEISIVIFLAPLLICTFCYLSCIRILYSQPRICQKKKKKAIGMALGTLLVFVICFLPFNVSHVLGFLEGKSPAWRYYTLLLSAFNTCLDPFIFYFSSSIFQDMVKHFLFRALELCCRIFKTKNKHDARKYSH; translated from the coding sequence ATGACAAGGCATGCGGTCATACTATCTGGATACATTGTCACCTTCCTGATTGGCCTGCCAACCAACATCTTGTCACTGTGCGCCTTCTCCATCAAAGTACACAGCAAGCCCATGCCCACCGATATCCTACTGCTCAACCTCACTGTGTCAGACCTCCTCTTTCTCATTGTCCTGCCGCTAAAGATGCATGAGGCAGCTTCAGAAATGAAATGGTTGTTCCCCTACTTCCTGTGCCCCAtcacctccttcttcttcttttcgaCCATCTACACCAGCTCTCTTTTGCTCATGGCTGTCAGCGTGGACCGCTACCTGGGTGTGGCTTTCCCTGTCCGCTATAGGCTGATGCAGAAACCACTGTATGCTGGGATAGCCAGTGTCGTCATCTGGGTTGTCAGTTCTATTCACTGCAGTTTTGTCTTCATCACAGAGTATCTCATCGCACAGAACACCACTTTGAACACTGAAATCTGTTACGATAACTTCTCCGGAGAGCAGCTGAACGTCTTGCTCCCTGTCCGGCTGGAGATCTCTATAGTCATTTTCCTGGCCCCTCTCTTGATCTGCACCTTTTGTTACCTCAGCTGTATTCGAATCCTTTACTCTCAGCCAAGGATCTgccagaagaaaaagaagaaggcCATAGGCATGGCCCTGGGCACCCTACTGGTATTTGTCATCTGCTTTCTCCCATTCAATGTCTCCCATGTCCTTGGCTTCCTGGAGGGGAAGAGCCCAGCCTGGAGGTACTACACTCTACTGCTCAGTGCATTCAACACCTGCCTGGATCCTTTCATTTTCTACTTCTCCTCTTCCATCTTCCAGGACAtggttaaacattttcttttcagggCTCTTGAATTGTGCTGCAGGATTTTCAAGACCAAGAACAAACATGATGCTCGAAAGTATTCTCATTGA
- the LOC108919125 gene encoding free fatty acid receptor 3-like, giving the protein MTSHAVILSVYIVTFLIGLPTNILSLCAFSIKVHSKPMPTDILLLNLTVSDLLFLIVLPLKMHEAASEMKWLFPYFLCPITSFFFFSTIYTSSLLLMAVSVDRYLGVAFPVRYRLMQKPLYAGIASVIIWVVSSGHCSIVFITEHLLSRNTSFDPEKCYDDFSQEQLNILLPVRLEFFFVIFLAPLLICTFCYLSCIRILYSQPRICQKKKKKAIGMALGTLLVFVICFLPYNVSHVIGFLEGKSPDWRSYTLLLSTFNTCLDPIIFYFSSSTFQNMVKYFLFKVLGLRKSILRSERQSNVTPETGNGYDP; this is encoded by the coding sequence ATGACAAGTCATGCGGTCATACTATCTGTATACATTGTCACCTTCCTGATTGGCCTGCCAACCAACATCTTGTCACTGTGCGCCTTCTCCATCAAAGTACACAGCAAGCCCATGCCCACCGATATCCTACTGCTCAACCTCACTGTGTCAgacctcctcttcctcattgtCCTACCTCTAAAGATGCATGAGGCAGCTTCAGAAATGAAGTGGCTGTTCCCTTACTTCCTGTGCCCCAtcacctccttcttcttcttttcgaCCATCTACACCAGCTCTCTTTTGCTCATGGCTGTCAGCGTGGACCGCTACCTGGGTGTGGCTTTCCCTGTCCGCTATAGGCTGATGCAGAAACCACTGTATGCTGGGATAGCCAGTGTGATCATTTGGGTTGTCAGCTCAGGTCACTGTAGTATTGTTTTCATCACAGAGCACCTTCTCTCACGGAACACCTCCTTTGACCCTGAGAAATGCTATGATGACTTCTCTCAAGAGCAGCTGAACATCTTGCTCCCTGTCCGGCTTGaattcttttttgtcattttcctggCCCCTCTCTTAATCTGCACTTTCTGTTATTTGAGCTGTATTCGAATCCTTTACTCTCAGCCAAGGATCtgccagaagaagaagaagaaggccaTAGGCATGGCCCTGGGCACCCTCCTGGTGTTTGTCATCTGCTTTCTACCATACAATGTCTCCCATGTCATTGGCTTCCTGGAGGGGAAGAGCCCAGACTGGAGGTCCTACACTCTACTGCTCAGCACCTTCAACACCTGCCTGGATCCAATCATCTTCTACTTTTCTTCCTCCACCTTCCAGAACATGGtcaaatatttccttttcaagGTCCTTGGATTACGTAAAAGCATACTGAGGTCTGAAAGACAATCAAACGTAACACCAGAAACTGGAAATGGATATGATCCCTGA